From Chengkuizengella sediminis, one genomic window encodes:
- a CDS encoding efflux RND transporter periplasmic adaptor subunit, protein MFNQIKMKSIKFIFIPFMILALAGCSMIPAEEDVLAPPLIEPKKEEVRLLTVEKGSIVKNLNLQGNFRSSISESLYFKQHGGRIVSIDVRLGDIVSKGDVIAQLENEELAKRVQQQRLVLERATIELQRAQQEIELDLPDTQIELDLKNLEASIEDAKTNLERTERLYEEGAVSLQELEAVQQQVEQLQFSYDKLLISTEGSKVYPVDEQYIRLLEIDVETAQIEYNYLQAQLSNTKLIANIDGVVTYINTLKRGEEVIAYDPIVDISNSENLFILAALDNAKEILEAKDAEINQPVEIKYNGETYTGKVVQTPDTAPASADREVTELNKTSIFVKPDEGLPKEVDIGDNVDVKITLVEKKDTIVIPSASLHSYLARNFVKVLDGESRVEVDVEIGIETKTEVEIISGLEEGQQLILN, encoded by the coding sequence TTGTTCAATCAAATCAAAATGAAATCGATTAAATTTATTTTCATACCTTTTATGATTCTAGCTCTAGCTGGATGTTCAATGATTCCTGCAGAAGAAGATGTATTAGCTCCTCCTTTAATAGAACCTAAAAAAGAAGAAGTTAGGCTTTTAACTGTTGAAAAAGGTTCCATCGTAAAAAACCTTAATTTACAAGGGAATTTCAGATCTTCTATCTCTGAATCTCTATATTTTAAACAACATGGTGGAAGAATTGTATCTATTGATGTGAGATTAGGAGATATAGTGTCCAAAGGTGATGTGATCGCGCAGTTAGAAAATGAAGAATTGGCAAAAAGAGTTCAACAGCAAAGGCTTGTGTTGGAGAGAGCAACCATTGAATTACAAAGAGCTCAGCAAGAAATTGAGTTGGATTTACCAGATACACAAATCGAATTAGATTTGAAAAATTTAGAAGCATCTATTGAAGATGCGAAAACCAACTTAGAAAGAACAGAGCGTTTATATGAAGAAGGGGCTGTTTCACTACAAGAGTTAGAAGCTGTACAACAACAAGTAGAGCAGTTGCAATTTTCTTACGATAAACTTCTGATTAGTACTGAAGGTAGTAAGGTTTATCCAGTTGATGAACAATACATTAGATTATTAGAGATCGACGTAGAAACAGCCCAGATTGAATATAACTATCTGCAGGCGCAATTGAGCAATACGAAACTGATTGCGAATATTGATGGTGTCGTTACTTATATTAATACTTTAAAAAGAGGGGAAGAAGTCATTGCTTACGATCCTATCGTTGACATTTCTAATTCTGAAAATTTATTCATTCTAGCAGCATTGGATAATGCAAAAGAAATTTTAGAAGCAAAAGATGCTGAAATTAATCAACCCGTAGAAATCAAATATAATGGTGAAACCTATACAGGGAAAGTAGTACAGACACCTGATACTGCACCAGCATCTGCAGATAGAGAAGTGACTGAACTTAACAAAACATCGATATTTGTGAAACCGGATGAGGGACTTCCTAAAGAGGTTGATATTGGTGATAATGTTGATGTGAAAATTACTTTAGTTGAAAAGAAAGATACGATTGTGATTCCATCTGCTAGTTTACATAGCTATTTAGCTCGTAATTTTGTAAAAGTATTAGATGGTGAAAGTAGAGTCGAAGTTGACGTTGAGATTGGGATAGAAACAAAAACAGAAGTTGAAATTATTAGTGGTTTAGAAGAAGGTCAGCAATTGATTCTTAACTAA
- a CDS encoding ABC transporter ATP-binding protein — MKRKQDSIMEAKGVKRTFGKGHSAVHALKNVNLNIPRGCLVALKGRSGSGKTTLLNVLGTLDQPTEGNVFFQSNNISNLSDKDRTNLRRKEIGLIFQSFALTPYMTALENVEFALRIAGTPNKERLKLAEEALSLVGLKKRMKHRPYELSGGEQQRVAIARCIAQQPALILADEPTAELDSKMGFQIIQLFKKCIEDTGMTIVLTTHDPDVMELVDYLYELEDGEIVQSNQNEID; from the coding sequence ATGAAAAGGAAACAAGATTCGATCATGGAGGCTAAAGGAGTCAAAAGAACGTTTGGCAAAGGTCATAGTGCTGTCCACGCTTTAAAAAATGTGAACTTAAACATACCTAGGGGTTGTTTAGTGGCTTTAAAAGGAAGATCTGGTTCTGGTAAAACTACGCTTTTAAATGTATTGGGAACGTTAGATCAACCTACGGAAGGCAATGTCTTTTTTCAAAGCAATAATATATCGAATTTATCAGATAAAGACCGGACGAATTTACGAAGAAAAGAAATTGGACTCATCTTTCAATCGTTTGCTTTAACACCATATATGACAGCGCTTGAAAATGTTGAATTTGCATTAAGAATTGCGGGAACTCCAAATAAAGAGCGTTTGAAACTAGCAGAAGAAGCTTTAAGTTTGGTAGGTTTGAAAAAAAGAATGAAACATAGACCTTATGAGTTGTCTGGAGGGGAGCAACAAAGAGTTGCAATTGCCAGATGTATTGCTCAGCAGCCAGCATTAATTTTGGCAGATGAACCAACAGCTGAATTAGATAGTAAAATGGGTTTTCAAATTATTCAATTATTTAAAAAATGTATTGAAGATACAGGTATGACGATAGTATTAACTACACATGATCCAGATGTTATGGAGTTGGTAGATTATCTGTATGAATTGGAGGATGGAGAAATTGTTCAATCAAATCAAAATGAAATCGATTAA